The proteins below come from a single Rhodopirellula bahusiensis genomic window:
- a CDS encoding peroxiredoxin-like family protein produces the protein MSTQTHADESSDTSLSSQLKQTAENATKRYPAEVLKTFQGGVDQVRASGIEKSAKQVGDSAAGATLKGWDENEVTLSEVWSESPVILMWYRGGWCPYCNLQLRAMQKQLSAIEGAGAKLIVLTPELPDKAKETAETNDLDMLVLHDRNNELAKKFGIVFDLPESIVPIYRDKLQLAKFNGNDAMELPLAATYVINTDGKITYAFLDADYKKRAEPTDVVAAVKKLQ, from the coding sequence ATGTCCACTCAAACTCACGCTGACGAATCCTCGGACACAAGCCTGTCCTCACAACTGAAGCAAACTGCCGAAAACGCGACCAAACGCTACCCGGCAGAAGTCCTGAAGACGTTCCAAGGTGGAGTCGACCAAGTCCGTGCCAGCGGCATTGAAAAGTCCGCCAAGCAAGTCGGCGATTCAGCCGCCGGTGCGACCTTGAAAGGCTGGGACGAAAACGAAGTCACGCTCAGCGAAGTGTGGTCCGAAAGCCCGGTCATCTTGATGTGGTACCGCGGCGGATGGTGCCCGTACTGCAACCTGCAATTGCGAGCGATGCAAAAACAACTCTCCGCGATTGAAGGTGCCGGTGCAAAGCTGATTGTCCTGACGCCTGAACTCCCTGACAAGGCGAAGGAAACGGCGGAAACAAACGACCTCGATATGCTGGTCTTGCACGACCGCAACAACGAGCTCGCGAAGAAATTCGGCATCGTGTTCGACTTGCCCGAATCCATTGTCCCGATCTATCGAGACAAACTGCAACTCGCCAAGTTCAACGGCAACGACGCGATGGAACTGCCTCTTGCTGCGACCTACGTGATCAACACAGACGGGAAGATCACCTACGCGTTCTTGGATGCGGACTACAAGAAACGGGCCGAGCCAACCGACGTTGTCGCTGCGGTCAAGAAACTTCAGTAG
- a CDS encoding RNA polymerase sigma factor yields the protein MNFSTSAAVADSKVDSGNVFTSEPIAEQTDEQLVAKYRTSGRRDIYETLMRRYEREIYAYLRRYIGNAEMAEDAFQGTFLQVHLKCNQFDLTRRFRPWLYAIATNQAIDVQRRNKRHRMVSLDRPASGQEDDRGGSWSEKLEGAITDPLAAASKEENGRWVHHAVESLGEPMQQVVELVYYQGLKYREAAEILGIPVGTVKSRLHAAVNRLSGLWDDSHDGEREVEEQPGV from the coding sequence ATGAACTTTTCAACTTCCGCAGCGGTCGCTGATTCGAAGGTGGATTCGGGAAACGTTTTCACCAGCGAACCCATCGCTGAACAAACCGACGAGCAGTTGGTCGCGAAATATCGCACCAGCGGCCGTCGCGATATTTATGAAACCCTGATGCGCCGCTATGAACGTGAGATTTACGCGTATCTGCGTCGCTACATCGGTAACGCCGAAATGGCTGAAGATGCCTTCCAAGGCACCTTTTTGCAGGTTCACTTGAAGTGCAACCAGTTTGATTTGACCCGCCGTTTTCGACCTTGGCTGTACGCCATCGCGACCAACCAAGCGATCGACGTTCAACGTCGTAACAAGCGTCACCGAATGGTCAGCTTGGATCGCCCCGCAAGCGGCCAAGAAGACGATCGTGGCGGCAGTTGGTCAGAAAAGCTGGAAGGAGCCATTACCGACCCATTGGCGGCGGCTTCGAAAGAAGAAAACGGTCGCTGGGTGCATCACGCCGTCGAATCACTCGGTGAACCGATGCAGCAGGTCGTGGAATTGGTTTACTACCAGGGCCTGAAATACCGTGAGGCAGCGGAAATCCTGGGAATTCCGGTCGGGACCGTCAAAAGCCGTTTGCACGCCGCAGTCAATCGTTTGAGCGGTTTGTGGGACGACAGCCACGACGGCGAGCGAGAGGTCGAAGAACAACCTGGCGTCTGA
- a CDS encoding ATP-dependent helicase, translating to MDAITKDLTDAQAEAVQHIDGPLLIIAGPGSGKTRVVTHRIAYMLQSGIRPWQIAALTFTNKAADEMRSRVNLLAPNQPVWMGTFHRFCAQQLRRYAPMVGLAENYSIYDSSDSKSAMKRAVAAAGVSTSHTSPEQIASAISNAKNRLITPEIMAQQTGRAGDTVAAKVYPVYQQQLLTANAVDFDDLLFHFARLLRENPEVRSNLDEKLKYIMVDEYQDTNLAQYAIVRALSVDHPNLAVTGDPDQSVYGWRGADLNNILDFEKDYPSVKTVRLEQNYRSSPEILRVADQLIRHNRRRKQKNLFTDNPTGEAVTLRQYEDGYKEADGIADEIANQMIAGNAEPRDFAIMCRMNALTRSIEHALRNRGIPYQIVNGLEFYQRKEIKDLLAYLHLINNPRHDVALQRVINTPTRGIGAKTLERLQRFADDHRIPMLDAARRVDEIDSLSKRAKTLVTSFIRLYDRLSIKATATLEDLLRYLIEEIKFVAYLERTTPEQQDNNPIANVDEFISAAVEFDQMHPEDGSLEAFLEQVALVSDTDAFEDSNNRVTLMTLHAAKGLEFPRVFIIAVEDNLLPHRRSKEDETQLEEERRLLFVGVTRAEKWLQISYAKLRSFRGENQPAIPSMFLGELPRDEMQVVEVKGSRNFFDDAYDDEYPDSWDLVQEPAAVTDTGPAGQTDVADGPRILPMTDQSAIPDLYHDDVPPPKKKKPKVSIQTELKTASDLLQSGVTPLGAYREGSTVRHNEYGEGTIIALTGKGPKRTAKIQFEETEETFRLAFAKIELVER from the coding sequence ATGGATGCCATCACAAAAGACTTGACCGACGCACAAGCCGAAGCGGTCCAGCACATCGACGGACCTCTGCTGATCATCGCCGGACCCGGCAGCGGTAAAACTCGCGTCGTCACCCACCGCATTGCGTACATGCTGCAAAGCGGGATCCGCCCGTGGCAAATCGCGGCGTTGACCTTTACCAACAAAGCCGCGGACGAAATGCGGTCGCGAGTCAATCTGCTCGCCCCCAACCAACCAGTCTGGATGGGCACGTTCCACCGGTTCTGCGCACAACAGCTTCGGCGTTACGCACCGATGGTCGGCTTGGCCGAGAACTACTCGATCTACGATTCGTCCGACTCAAAATCCGCGATGAAGCGTGCGGTCGCGGCCGCTGGTGTATCGACCAGCCACACCTCGCCCGAGCAAATCGCATCGGCGATCTCCAATGCCAAGAACCGGCTGATCACTCCCGAGATCATGGCTCAACAAACCGGCCGCGCTGGCGACACCGTCGCAGCGAAGGTCTACCCGGTTTATCAACAACAATTGCTGACCGCCAACGCGGTCGACTTCGATGATTTGCTCTTCCACTTCGCTCGGTTGCTGCGGGAAAACCCCGAGGTGCGATCGAACTTGGACGAGAAGCTCAAGTACATCATGGTCGACGAGTACCAAGACACAAACTTGGCTCAGTACGCGATCGTGCGAGCACTCTCGGTTGATCATCCCAACCTCGCCGTGACGGGCGACCCCGATCAATCGGTCTATGGCTGGCGTGGCGCCGACCTGAACAACATTCTGGATTTTGAAAAGGATTACCCGAGCGTCAAAACGGTTCGCTTGGAACAAAACTATCGCAGCTCACCCGAGATCCTTCGTGTCGCCGATCAACTGATTCGGCACAACCGCCGTCGCAAGCAGAAGAACCTGTTCACCGACAACCCAACCGGCGAAGCGGTCACGCTGCGACAGTACGAGGACGGTTACAAAGAAGCCGACGGCATCGCCGATGAGATCGCCAACCAAATGATCGCGGGCAATGCCGAACCGCGAGATTTCGCGATCATGTGCCGGATGAACGCGCTGACGCGATCGATCGAACACGCCCTGCGAAATCGTGGCATCCCGTATCAGATCGTCAACGGACTGGAGTTCTATCAACGCAAAGAGATCAAGGATCTGCTGGCGTATTTGCACCTGATCAACAATCCCCGTCACGACGTCGCGTTGCAACGAGTGATCAACACGCCGACGCGAGGAATCGGTGCCAAGACGCTGGAACGGCTCCAGCGTTTTGCCGACGACCACCGCATTCCAATGTTGGACGCCGCTCGCCGTGTCGACGAAATTGATTCGCTATCGAAGCGAGCAAAAACGCTGGTGACATCGTTCATCCGTCTCTATGACCGACTGTCCATCAAAGCGACCGCGACGCTGGAAGATCTACTGCGGTACCTGATCGAAGAGATCAAGTTTGTTGCTTACCTCGAACGCACGACGCCTGAACAACAAGACAACAACCCGATCGCCAACGTCGATGAATTCATCTCGGCGGCTGTCGAGTTTGATCAGATGCACCCGGAAGACGGTTCACTCGAAGCGTTCTTGGAACAGGTCGCATTGGTGTCGGACACCGACGCATTTGAAGACTCCAACAACCGTGTGACCTTGATGACTTTGCACGCGGCGAAAGGGTTGGAATTCCCTCGCGTATTCATCATCGCAGTCGAAGACAACCTGCTGCCGCACCGCCGCAGCAAAGAAGACGAGACTCAGCTCGAAGAGGAACGTCGCCTCCTATTCGTGGGCGTCACTCGAGCCGAGAAATGGCTGCAGATCAGCTACGCGAAACTGCGAAGCTTTCGTGGCGAAAACCAACCGGCGATCCCCAGCATGTTCCTGGGCGAGTTGCCTCGTGATGAAATGCAAGTCGTCGAAGTCAAAGGAAGTCGCAACTTCTTTGACGATGCCTATGACGACGAATACCCGGACTCGTGGGATCTGGTCCAAGAGCCCGCTGCGGTCACCGACACCGGCCCTGCTGGTCAAACTGACGTGGCCGATGGACCACGCATCCTACCGATGACGGACCAATCCGCGATTCCGGATTTGTATCACGACGACGTGCCGCCACCGAAGAAAAAGAAGCCCAAGGTTTCCATTCAAACCGAACTCAAGACGGCCAGTGATCTGCTGCAATCCGGCGTCACGCCGCTGGGTGCTTACCGCGAAGGCAGCACGGTCCGCCACAACGAATATGGCGAAGGGACGATCATCGCCCTCACCGGAAAAGGGCCCAAACGGACTGCGAAAATTCAATTCGAAGAGACCGAAGAAACCTTTCGCCTTGCGTTCGCAAAAATTGAATTGGTGGAGCGCTGA
- a CDS encoding BBP7 family outer membrane beta-barrel protein, with amino-acid sequence MMAQTPDPQIKPGPNQRTGLRVTLEDNGMTESFSESVTVKLRKLRDLVCGGLIAAAVATPVAAAPPTAGDEMDYAASGFMLPPGVQPAGMVDGMPAMSMPPGSMPGAQSIATTLPSAPLMMPGGFGSAGYAPAGYPQPGYAPNGVMPVGYQGGGFLGGGYAAGCDTMNCGCGDSGCTSGECGSNFQGLLPAVMGDCCGSCGGGGCGACGGMGSCLTNGSLGQGGLLGSLNECGPGSTDFGILAAHIGGGLAALSEAMRPYSEAGKSAQRWYDVSVEGLFLTQELDGFADGRVLTNDGTTGTPNVADNPVLTQDDLGDDDLEAGARISFALIFGAGSNVEFTYMGGQEWEGSASATSATSSLTSIYSGYGTTPGGGYANLADFQQISSRSEFDSYEINYRRRTVGPYGRFQGSWLLGLRHVVFDNAFAFNGSGTPASTIADFQQSFDIDNRFFGPQAGVDLWWNAHPGIQLGAEVKGAWVQNDFDQTARIGTTPGGLETRESNGQDGTFILDFQATGIYRFSHSLSLRGSYHLLTIEDVMAAPLDNSFIDDFQNNGAGVSAPTASETSLTLNGFAAGLEYMW; translated from the coding sequence ATGATGGCCCAGACCCCCGATCCCCAAATCAAACCCGGACCCAACCAAAGAACCGGACTGCGTGTGACCCTTGAGGACAATGGGATGACGGAATCATTCAGCGAAAGCGTGACGGTTAAATTACGAAAGCTTCGCGACTTGGTCTGTGGAGGCTTGATCGCCGCCGCAGTTGCCACGCCAGTCGCGGCGGCTCCACCCACTGCGGGTGATGAAATGGACTACGCGGCGAGCGGCTTCATGCTGCCTCCCGGTGTTCAACCAGCAGGAATGGTCGACGGCATGCCCGCCATGTCGATGCCACCGGGCTCGATGCCAGGTGCTCAGTCGATCGCCACCACCTTGCCATCGGCTCCGCTGATGATGCCCGGTGGATTTGGTTCGGCTGGCTACGCTCCTGCGGGATACCCACAACCTGGTTACGCACCCAATGGTGTGATGCCAGTCGGTTATCAAGGCGGTGGCTTCCTCGGCGGCGGGTACGCTGCCGGATGCGACACGATGAATTGCGGCTGTGGTGACTCCGGTTGCACCAGCGGCGAATGCGGTAGCAACTTCCAAGGTCTATTGCCCGCTGTGATGGGCGATTGCTGTGGATCATGCGGCGGTGGCGGATGCGGTGCCTGCGGTGGAATGGGCTCTTGCCTGACCAACGGCTCCCTCGGCCAAGGCGGCTTGCTCGGTAGCCTCAACGAGTGCGGCCCAGGCAGCACCGACTTTGGCATTCTGGCAGCCCACATCGGCGGCGGATTGGCAGCACTTTCCGAAGCCATGCGACCTTACTCCGAAGCCGGCAAATCAGCCCAACGCTGGTACGACGTTTCGGTGGAAGGATTGTTTCTGACTCAGGAACTGGACGGGTTCGCCGACGGTCGCGTCTTGACCAACGACGGAACCACCGGCACGCCGAATGTTGCCGACAATCCAGTTCTGACGCAGGACGACCTAGGTGACGATGATCTGGAAGCAGGTGCTCGCATCTCGTTCGCACTGATCTTCGGTGCGGGCTCGAATGTCGAGTTCACCTACATGGGCGGCCAAGAATGGGAAGGCTCCGCCAGTGCCACCAGCGCGACGAGCAGCCTGACCTCGATCTACTCCGGATACGGAACGACTCCTGGAGGCGGCTACGCCAACCTGGCGGACTTCCAACAGATCAGTTCACGATCGGAATTTGATAGCTACGAAATCAACTACCGTCGTCGGACAGTCGGCCCCTACGGTCGCTTCCAAGGGTCTTGGTTGCTCGGTCTGCGGCACGTCGTCTTTGACAACGCATTCGCATTCAACGGCTCGGGGACTCCCGCCAGCACGATCGCCGATTTCCAGCAAAGCTTCGACATCGACAACCGATTCTTTGGTCCTCAAGCTGGCGTCGACCTGTGGTGGAACGCCCATCCAGGAATTCAGCTGGGTGCGGAAGTCAAAGGTGCTTGGGTTCAAAACGACTTTGACCAAACGGCTCGGATCGGCACGACACCAGGCGGACTCGAAACGCGCGAATCAAATGGACAGGACGGTACCTTCATCTTGGACTTCCAAGCGACTGGTATCTACCGATTCTCGCACTCACTGTCTCTGCGTGGTTCGTACCACTTGCTGACAATTGAAGACGTGATGGCAGCTCCACTAGACAATAGTTTCATCGACGATTTCCAGAATAACGGTGCGGGTGTGTCGGCCCCAACCGCGTCGGAAACCTCGCTGACCCTGAACGGTTTCGCGGCTGGTCTAGAATACATGTGGTGA